Proteins found in one Microcella daejeonensis genomic segment:
- a CDS encoding flagellar biosynthetic protein FliO: MDDLLLALRVVVSLGVVIALLWIVQRRLSTGERRPQKAAVVRLIGRQGVAGKSSVVVVEVEGERLVLGVTEQGMTVLARHDAPAEPSIPSLESAPATDAPATVTPLAPARARLSAAPLATPPSWAAVWQRALGSAAQR, translated from the coding sequence GTGGACGACCTCCTCCTGGCGCTGCGCGTCGTCGTCTCGCTCGGCGTCGTCATCGCGCTGCTGTGGATCGTGCAGCGACGCCTCTCGACGGGTGAGCGCCGCCCGCAGAAGGCCGCCGTCGTGCGCCTCATCGGCCGGCAGGGCGTCGCCGGCAAGTCGTCGGTCGTCGTCGTCGAGGTCGAGGGCGAGCGGCTCGTGCTCGGGGTGACCGAGCAGGGCATGACCGTGCTGGCCCGGCACGACGCGCCGGCCGAGCCGAGCATCCCGTCGCTCGAGAGCGCACCGGCCACGGACGCCCCCGCCACGGTCACGCCGCTCGCGCCCGCGCGCGCGCGCCTCAGCGCCGCGCCCCTCGCGACGCCCCCGAGCTGGGCGGCGGTCTGGCAGCGCGCCCTCGGCTCCGCCGCGCAGCGGTGA
- the fliQ gene encoding flagellar biosynthesis protein FliQ, which yields MDSAAVLDLAVQAIIVSAKLSAPILVTALVVGFAISLLQSITQIQEVTLSFVPKMAAVALALVVAGNWMISEMVAFTHLAFGRIPELLGG from the coding sequence ATGGACTCCGCCGCCGTCCTCGACCTCGCCGTGCAGGCGATCATCGTCTCCGCCAAGCTCTCGGCGCCCATCCTCGTCACGGCGCTCGTCGTCGGCTTCGCCATCTCGCTGCTGCAGTCGATCACGCAGATCCAGGAGGTCACGCTCTCGTTCGTGCCGAAGATGGCGGCCGTCGCCCTCGCGCTCGTCGTCGCGGGCAACTGGATGATCAGCGAGATGGTGGCCTTCACGCACCTCGCCTTCGGCCGCATCCCCGAGCTGCTGGGGGGCTGA
- the fliP gene encoding flagellar type III secretion system pore protein FliP (The bacterial flagellar biogenesis protein FliP forms a type III secretion system (T3SS)-type pore required for flagellar assembly.), translating to MTIWAMQPIAPDGGIGISINGPNGEPSTAIVTFLAVTLLSVAPALLIMTTSFTKIFVVLAMTRNALSLPTIPPNQVLAGLALFLSLFIMAPVLEAINSGAVQPYLDGSMTATTAFETGVVPLREFMLSFTRQEDLALIMRAADLPNPATPDDVALTTLIPAFLLSELRSAFIIGFVIFVPFLIIDIVVSAALMSLGMMMLPPVMISLPFKILLFILVDGWGLITTTLIQSYQGA from the coding sequence ATGACGATCTGGGCGATGCAGCCGATCGCCCCCGACGGCGGCATCGGCATCAGCATCAACGGGCCGAACGGCGAGCCCTCGACGGCGATCGTCACCTTCCTCGCCGTGACGCTGCTCTCGGTGGCGCCGGCGCTGCTCATCATGACGACGTCGTTCACGAAGATCTTCGTCGTGCTCGCGATGACCCGCAACGCGCTCTCGCTGCCGACCATCCCGCCCAACCAGGTGCTCGCCGGGCTCGCGCTCTTCCTCTCCCTCTTCATCATGGCGCCCGTGCTCGAGGCCATCAACAGCGGGGCGGTGCAGCCCTACCTCGACGGCTCGATGACGGCCACGACGGCCTTCGAGACGGGCGTCGTGCCGCTGCGCGAGTTCATGCTCTCGTTCACGCGGCAGGAGGACCTCGCGCTCATCATGCGCGCCGCCGACCTGCCGAACCCGGCGACGCCCGACGACGTCGCGCTCACGACTCTCATCCCCGCGTTCCTGCTCTCCGAGCTGCGCAGCGCGTTCATCATCGGCTTCGTCATCTTCGTGCCGTTCCTCATCATCGACATCGTCGTCTCCGCCGCGCTCATGTCGCTCGGCATGATGATGCTGCCGCCGGTGATGATCTCGCTGCCGTTCAAGATCCTGCTGTTCATCCTCGTCGACGGCTGGGGGCTCATCACGACGACCCTCATCCAGAGCTACCAGGGCGCCTGA
- a CDS encoding OmpA/MotB family protein produces MASYMDMVTVLMCLFIVLYAISTVDQTKYEQLAASLATGFGQEASETADTASGTVVPAELVTEETGGLTTYELAQQEVAELVELREAMSARLTEQGVEDAVEFLFDERGLIVRLVGTETFFDSNQAALTPVARIVLDAVGAPLAASGYESAVEGHADTRQPEPPFPTNWELSTARSTEVLRYLVGQGVPPALVSAIGYGDARPLAAGGTPQDLAQNRRTDIVVLSSSPEDVRALFDEALAELETVVASG; encoded by the coding sequence ATGGCCTCGTACATGGACATGGTCACCGTGTTGATGTGCCTGTTCATCGTGCTCTACGCCATCTCGACGGTCGACCAGACGAAGTACGAGCAGCTCGCCGCCTCGCTCGCCACCGGGTTCGGGCAGGAGGCGAGCGAGACCGCCGACACCGCCTCCGGCACCGTCGTCCCGGCCGAGCTCGTCACGGAGGAGACCGGCGGGCTCACCACCTACGAGCTCGCGCAGCAGGAGGTCGCCGAGCTCGTGGAGCTGCGCGAGGCGATGAGCGCGCGGCTCACCGAGCAGGGCGTCGAGGATGCCGTGGAGTTCCTGTTCGACGAGCGCGGCCTGATCGTGCGCCTGGTCGGCACCGAGACCTTCTTCGACAGCAACCAGGCGGCGCTCACCCCGGTGGCCCGGATCGTGCTCGACGCCGTCGGCGCCCCGCTCGCCGCCTCGGGCTACGAGTCCGCGGTCGAGGGCCACGCCGACACGCGGCAGCCCGAGCCGCCCTTCCCCACGAACTGGGAGCTCTCGACGGCGCGCTCCACCGAGGTGCTGCGCTACCTGGTCGGGCAGGGCGTGCCGCCGGCCCTCGTGAGCGCGATCGGCTACGGGGATGCCCGTCCCCTCGCCGCGGGAGGGACGCCGCAGGATCTGGCGCAGAACCGCCGCACCGACATCGTCGTGCTCTCCTCGTCCCCGGAGGACGTGCGCGCCCTGTTCGACGAGGCCCTCGCCGAGCTCGAGACGGTGGTGGCCTCGGGGTGA
- the fliN gene encoding flagellar motor switch protein FliN, with protein MTITAPVPSTGLELAAARAFAAALPVQGVTVVEQAPPAALLSGGADAVLATFVGATTSEFGVLIADAAALTGGAEIGDLPVDALLRPALEAAASTFGAGVLGDARAGDAGVLLDRGAAFALTTDTAALGWLIIATSAEAPASRTADGSARLGRINDVAMTLTVEIGRTTMPVRGVLALEPGSVVELDRSAGAPADILLNGRRIALGEIVVVDQDYAVRITRILDTAETTD; from the coding sequence ATGACCATCACCGCCCCCGTCCCGTCCACCGGTCTCGAGCTCGCCGCCGCTCGCGCCTTCGCGGCGGCGCTGCCCGTCCAGGGCGTCACCGTCGTCGAGCAGGCCCCGCCGGCCGCCCTCCTCTCCGGCGGCGCGGATGCCGTGCTCGCCACCTTCGTCGGGGCCACGACCTCCGAGTTCGGCGTCCTCATCGCCGACGCGGCGGCGCTCACCGGGGGCGCCGAGATCGGCGACCTGCCCGTCGACGCCCTGCTGCGCCCGGCACTGGAGGCGGCCGCCTCGACCTTCGGCGCCGGCGTGCTCGGCGACGCCCGCGCGGGCGACGCGGGAGTGCTGCTCGACCGCGGAGCGGCCTTCGCCCTCACCACCGACACCGCGGCGCTCGGCTGGCTCATCATCGCGACCTCCGCCGAGGCGCCCGCATCGCGCACCGCCGACGGCAGCGCCCGACTGGGGCGCATCAACGACGTCGCGATGACGCTCACCGTCGAGATCGGCCGCACGACCATGCCCGTCCGCGGGGTCCTCGCCCTCGAGCCGGGCTCGGTGGTCGAGCTCGACCGATCCGCCGGCGCCCCCGCCGACATCCTGCTCAACGGGCGCCGCATCGCCCTCGGCGAGATCGTCGTCGTCGACCAGGACTACGCCGTGCGCATCACGCGCATCCTCGACACCGCCGAGACGACCGACTGA
- a CDS encoding flagellar motor switch protein FliM produces MTVQNPAVEVYDFKRPTTLARQQTRALEQAFETFSRQWGTQLTASLRVMSQVAFDQVVVESYADYAASLPSRTTMVLCAMGEHPARAVIQFPPDAAFGWIATMLGATSPIVAPDRRYTPIELSLVRRLAAGVLEDLSYSFGGILIDDLRVESVHENSMVAQATAPSDLMVVGAFMVRAGGGPAAEASIAIPLAELLPRLGVDVLDAVAGHSPERLRDHVIAAPVEVALRLREVPVSPRRVLDLAVGDVIPLPHGHTRPFDLAVDGRIIARAAAGAVGARLAGVVIDLEESA; encoded by the coding sequence GTGACGGTTCAGAATCCCGCGGTCGAGGTCTACGACTTCAAGCGCCCGACGACGCTCGCGCGCCAGCAGACGCGGGCCCTCGAGCAGGCCTTCGAGACCTTCTCGCGCCAGTGGGGCACCCAGCTCACCGCCTCGCTGCGCGTGATGTCCCAGGTCGCCTTCGACCAGGTCGTCGTGGAGTCCTACGCGGACTACGCCGCGTCGCTGCCCTCCCGCACGACCATGGTGCTGTGCGCGATGGGGGAGCACCCGGCGCGCGCGGTCATCCAGTTCCCGCCGGATGCCGCCTTCGGCTGGATCGCGACGATGCTCGGCGCGACCTCCCCGATCGTCGCCCCCGACCGGCGGTACACGCCCATCGAGCTCTCGCTCGTGCGCCGGCTGGCCGCCGGGGTGCTCGAGGACCTCTCCTACAGCTTCGGGGGCATCCTCATCGACGACCTCCGCGTCGAGTCGGTGCACGAGAACTCGATGGTCGCCCAGGCGACCGCGCCGAGCGACCTCATGGTCGTCGGCGCCTTCATGGTGCGCGCCGGCGGCGGCCCGGCCGCCGAGGCCTCGATCGCGATCCCGCTGGCCGAGCTGCTGCCGCGTCTCGGCGTCGACGTGCTCGACGCGGTCGCCGGTCACAGCCCCGAGCGCCTCCGCGACCACGTGATCGCGGCTCCCGTCGAGGTCGCCCTCCGCCTGCGCGAGGTTCCCGTGAGCCCGCGCCGCGTGCTCGACCTCGCGGTCGGCGACGTCATCCCCCTGCCGCACGGGCACACCCGCCCCTTCGACCTCGCGGTCGACGGCCGCATCATCGCCCGCGCCGCAGCCGGCGCCGTCGGCGCCCGCCTGGCGGGCGTCGTCATCGACCTGGAGGAATCCGCATGA